The genomic stretch TCAtttcaaaatgattataaaaagcaAGAATGCCATCGATAATTCTTTCAGATTTTTGGGGAGAAAAGTATTCTAACGTCAGACGATTTTAACTAATTATCTTTACAATTAGTTAATGTACTTTTGTACTATATGATTTGATATTTGTGATAACACATTAGAAGGAAAGCAACTAAGTAACTAACCATTTTGtctctataaatacacataaatccaTAACGTATACAAAGTCTGTAGTTTTATTAAAgaattttgagatttttttttttacttcgagtTTCATCATCAGAGCTTTGTATGAGTTGTGGTTTTACATATTTCCTTCACTCTGAGGGTAAAAATAAATTTCCTATACATTCTCTAAACATTAAATCACTTTAATCACAAGCGGTCACAGTATCACACTCGTATGAGCCACTTCGAAAATGtaccaaaattaaataaaaaatttagATCTTAGAAATCaaacttttaaacatttttttttcttttttgttttatctgccATACGTTTTCCTACAGATTTCATCAAGGAAAACAGACATGCACAGAATTCAAAGGTCATTACAAAATCAATATGACatactttttttgtttaactATGATGCCACATAATCAGCATAAAAAAACATACTAATTttagtgataatggtaaaggtGGAATGTGCTATTtcaagaggtgtgtgtgtgtgtgtgtgtgtgtgtgtgtgtgtgtgtgtgtgtgtgtgtgtgtgtgtgtgtgtgtgtgtgtgtgtgtgactgtatattattttttgtattggcACTTCACCTAAAAAAATCAACGTGAGGGTAGATATGATCAATTTACTCActtcattaatgaaaaaaaatatatgacttaAATActcaacatatgtatatgaagtctgggccaattttctttctttttttttgataagcATTTACAAACATCTAAGGCAGATACAACAGAGTGATaaccaagaaaaaatatagaaaaatattatataaatgataaactaaagacatacagttacatacatctatatacacttcCGGGATAAAGTTAATTAACAGGTTTTCTatactttaaataaaaaaaaacgtacttGTGATATACATATGAGTTGCAtgccacatttttttttacattaagtgTAATTCACTTTATTAGTGACTTAATTAATATTTTAGCTTACAATTCCTTATAACGAATGAAAATACGATGTGTTAAGTGTATACAAAACTATGAATCGGTGTTTATAATACCagcaagagaaaatatgaaaaataaatgtctTTTTCCAGACCTAACTACACTTCAGTTCTTTATCTCGAGATTTAAAACAAACTTTGATATTGTGCAAATAATGGGAAACAATACGGTATACTCTGATTCAGAGAAAAGTACAAAATTAAATATTAATGCTCTATCACGAAGCTTTAATCTCTTCATCAGTgtgggaaaaaaagataaaaaaaacaggccacgcttaaaaaaggaaaacaaaaaaatgcctgCAACTTACTGACATTCAGATAATATACATTTTCAGTTGTGACAGTCTATATAGAAGTTACCGTACAGTTATGCAGAATAGACACTGGTATGTTCCGCGTTAAGCCACATGAACTAGAGATACAGGATGTTCCTTTCGTGAGCTTTAAGTAAGTTTTTGGTCTTCTCTTCAACATGTTGATTTTGGAGAGCcctggaagagaaaggaaagaagtgaaTGTCATTTCTTGAATagctaacatcattattattattattgctgttgttgttgttgttgttgttgttgttgttgttgtccttatcattgtcattgccattatcactacaattgtattatgattattattttcattactataattttcactattaattattataatcatgattactgttgtcattattactattattagcaacattattactattattagcaacgttattactattattagcaacattattattattattattattattattattattattattattatcattattattattattaatatcattatcgaaaatataccaattttattattatcattatcattatcattattattattattatcatcgtcatcattgtgattactattattactataatgaattatgttactatgattattactttattatcatctctattataattattataattttcaccattatttttaacaatttgtattattgttatccttatcagtaatagtagtagtagtagcagtataacaataataataattattatcattattattatcatagtcattttcattatcctaatcattatcattattattactattatcattatcattatcatcaatattatcatttttgatattactaacactaatgatcatagtaacaacaacaacaacaacaatcataaaaataataataacaacaacaataataataataataataataataaaaataataataaatttaataatgataatagtaataataataataacagtaacaacaacaacaataattatcatcattttcatcatcatcatcatcattattatcattattattatcattatcattatcattattaccaatatcattattatcattattattatgattattcttatcaatattattactattactatctttgttattattatcaacctaccattatcattactattaccattattattgttatcattatcattatcattatcattatcattatcatcatcataattaccttttttattactattatcgttattatcaatattatcattattattatctttattattatttttattattattattattattattattttatcattgttattatcattattattatcattactattattattactattattattactattattattactactactattattactaccataaatCCATAATAAAATAAACCACAATCTTACGTGTTCGACTTTCTTCCCAAACTTGCTCCAGAAGGTAACTGGGCACTTCATTTTCTTCCCTGTCCTCTCATCGAATATTTGGCAGGCGCTGAAGGGGGGGCAGTAGAGGTGGAGGGAGACGGCACCTTCACTGTGGGAGGCGTTCTCTACACGGTGCAAGCCTAGGGAATctgtgggaaggagaaagagtgtggTAGAGGTCGTGTCCTACGCTTTGTTGTTGAtggttggggtgtggggtgtggggggtgtgggggagaatggtgggggtagggggtgagagtAGGGGGTATCGGTCGATTATTGTTTACAACAAATTATCCCTTTTGTGTCAGATATTTATAGTCATATGTATGATTTCCACAAGGTGTCTAGCATTGTCTGTTGCATACCATGTGACAGTGTTTAAAGCGAGTTTCTAGTCTGCtattacatacttatatttattagggtattttttatgtatttctgtagCATGGTAATGAGGTTATTCCAGACGAATGTTATACATCCTTTAaatgttatatacacatgtaaactcTACACTGTTATACGAATAGGCGTGACAAAGCtatctgaataaataaatggttcaatgaagaagaaatacacatgataataataaaatgataaataaaattaacGTGAACTCAACACGTACCATTAATGTAGCACACGCCGTTGAGTTTCAGCATATTTCTCTCGATTTCAACcattccttcttcattctcctctgttccttcttccttcggCCATTCGAACCTCACCTCCTGGAGTGAACCTTCCAGCATCTGTGGAATTGAATCTCATATCACAAAGGGACAAAAGGGTTTAATTCAGTAGaccaaagggaaaaataaaggctTGAAGTTCCTAGAACCCGACCAACGTTAAGCTGAGGTAAGTctcttccttaaaaaaaatagacGATTTTTTTCTTCGGTTTGAAGCTTATGCTGGAATAAAAAACATGATTTTGAAAGACCTACAGACCTCGTTCAATGTGGAAGG from Penaeus chinensis breed Huanghai No. 1 chromosome 40, ASM1920278v2, whole genome shotgun sequence encodes the following:
- the LOC125047079 gene encoding cysteine dioxygenase type 1-like — its product is MDVSKTPEVPTLDDLIRELHQVFDSDEVNVEYVQNLLAAYKSNPIEWKKFAKFDRYKYTRNLVDEGNGKFNLMLLCWGPSHTSTIHDHADAHCFMKMLEGSLQEVRFEWPKEEGTEENEEGMVEIERNMLKLNGVCYINDSLGLHRVENASHSEGAVSLHLYCPPFSACQIFDERTGKKMKCPVTFWSKFGKKVEHGSPKSTC